From the Amycolatopsis thermoflava N1165 genome, one window contains:
- a CDS encoding MerR family transcriptional regulator: MRIGELSARTGVSQRLLRYYEEQGLLVPRRDTNGYRVYDDDAVVTVRQIRALLAAGLSTCVIREVLPCARGEKPELEMCPSLVRTLREQLDALDERIDDLRQTRGALAAYVPASG, translated from the coding sequence ATGCGGATCGGGGAGCTGTCCGCCCGGACCGGGGTCAGCCAGCGGTTGCTGCGGTACTACGAGGAGCAGGGGCTCCTGGTGCCGCGCCGGGACACGAACGGTTACCGGGTCTACGACGACGACGCCGTGGTCACCGTCCGGCAGATCCGCGCGCTGCTCGCGGCCGGGCTGTCGACGTGCGTGATCCGGGAGGTGCTGCCCTGCGCCCGGGGCGAGAAGCCGGAGCTGGAGATGTGCCCGTCGCTGGTGCGCACGCTGCGTGAGCAGCTCGACGCGCTGGACGAGCGCATCGATGATCTCCGGCAGACGCGCGGGGCGCTCGCGGCATACGTCCCCGCGAGCGGATGA